The Lasioglossum baleicum unplaced genomic scaffold, iyLasBale1 scaffold2294, whole genome shotgun sequence genome includes a window with the following:
- the LOC143221354 gene encoding synaptosomal-associated protein 29-like, giving the protein MASQNYLSDPKNPFFAIEDDVDDETFLKSALPRTSGRITYNYYTNFDNDLEQKHQQLLQQKKEIEERTIQSTEKSISLLRDSEQIGAATAEELIRQREQLERTEKRLDDINSTLRFSQKHIQGIKSVFGSLKNYLSGKSMDAPIPSTILSESSSSDSMASPALSNSLEQVQTNIANTSPALKLHGLNDEVEGTNSLSSNVNKVLEKNLDEMSGSLARLKGLAIGLSEEIDLQNDLIDNITNKAEKTNIMLQKQNKDLNHLLKK; this is encoded by the exons ATGGCAAGTCAAAATTACCTAAGTGATCCGAAAAATCCGTTTTTCGCTATCGAAGATGATGTTGATGACGAAACATTTCTAAAAAGTGCTCTACCAAGAACTTCAGGTCGAATCACGTACAACTATTATACTAATTTTGATAATGATCTCGAACAAAAGCATCAACAATTATTGCAACAAAAGAAGGAAATAGAAGAACGGACGATACAATCGACGGAAAAATCTATTTCGTTATTAagagattctgaacagattggTGCTGCAACTGCAGAG GAACTAATTAGACAGCGAGAACAATTAGAAAGAACAGAAAAAAGGTTGGATGATATTAATAGTACATTAAGGTTTAGTCAGAAACATATCCAAGGAataaaaagtgtgtttggaagtttaaaaaattatcttaGTGGTAAATCAATGGATGCACCAATACCATCAACTATATTATCAGAGTCTTCTAGTTCTGACTCTATGGCATCTCCTGCTTTATCTAATTCTTTAGAACAAGTACAGACTAATATAGCTAATACAAGTCCTGCATTAAAGTTGCATGGCCTAAATGATGAGGTAGAAGGTACGAATTCTTTGAGTAGCAATGTGAATAAAGTACTTGAAAAAAATTTAGATGAAATGAGTGGTTCATTAGCTAGACTAAAAGGTTTAGCAATAGGATTGTCAGAAGAAATAGATTTACAAAACGATTTAATTGATAACATAACAAATAAAGCAGAAAAGACAAATATAATGCTTCAAAAACAAAACAAAGATCTGAACCATTTGctaaaaaaataa
- the LOC143221355 gene encoding uncharacterized protein LOC143221355, with product MESAIMHLEQSVQKADGKLDMIAWQIDAFEKEFEDPDSEISVLRLLRCVHQVTKDYQNLRQEILEVQQLQKQLSDSLKAQLSQVHGHFNLLRSKIVGQNKNPQLK from the exons ATGGAATCTGCTATTATGCATCTCGAACAAAGC GTACAAAAAGCTGACGGAAAGCTGGATATGATTGCATGGCAAATTGACGCTTTCGAGAAAGAATTTGAAGACCCAGACAGTGAG ATTTCTGTGCTTCGTCTATTACGGTGTGTTCATCAAGTTACAAAAGATTATCAGAATCTTCGACAAGAAATATTGGAAGTTCAGCAGTTGCAAAAGCAACTTTCAGATTCTCTTAAAGCACAATTATCTCAGGTGCATGGACATTTTAATTTATTACGCAGTAAGATAGtagggcaaaataaaaatccacagttaaAATAA